TCCACTATTTATACATCGGGATAATATTTCAATAAGAAAAATTTGAGGTTGAGCCTCTCATATTCAACATGCCGCCACGAGTATCAAAGAATATTTGAAAGCATACTGGGGACTACTTTTCGATGGAACCGCAGATCACAGGAAAAATCGAAGACTTCATCAAAACCCTCGGCGAAGAGGAATTGCGCTATCTAAACCGGCCCGTTATCGAACGCCTCAACCCCGCCAGTCCGGGCCTGCGGTTTCACAAACTCGAAAAGGCGGAGGATAAGAATTTCCGGCCGGTACGGGTAAACAGCGATATCAGGATCATTGTTCATATTCAATCATTGCGCGGTTCGCTGCCGGAATACATCCGCTCGGTAAAAAGGGCCCAATAAAAAAACCCCCGGTTTATCCAGGGGCTTCTGAGCGGGAAACGGGATTTGAACCCGCGACGTCAACCTTGGCAAGGTTGCACTCTACCACTGAGTTATTCCCGCGTTGTTTGCGAGCGAAGGGACTTGAACCCCCACACCTTACGGTACCAGATCCTAAGTCTGGCGCGTCTGCCAGTTCCGCCACGCTCGCCCTCCAGTCAAATATCGGCGCAAGGGTGTTATTTTCAACAACTTTTCTCCGTGCGCCCGGCCTGCCCGGGGAGAGGCGGATTGGGTTGCCCGAGAATCGAACTCGGAACCTACTGATTAAGAGTCAGGTGCTCTGCCAGTTGAGCTAGCAACCCTCGGCGTCGCTTACAATAGGAGAAACGCGCGGCGGCTGTCAAGTTTTTTTCTGCCCAAAAACGTGTACTGTAATAAACGCGCGCGCACCGGTACGCCGGCCGTGATTGTTTAAGAGTATCGCCTCTTACAGGCCGATACGGTGATGCTCCTCCTGCACGCGAACGCACCAGTCGCCCACGTTCCAGTCGCCGAATACGCCCATGCCGCCCAGTTCGTTCTCGCCGCAGTACACGGGCACATGAATAACGGCAAGCCCGTCATGCGCGCGCGCACGCACAAGCGCCGCACGCAGCTCGCTTATCGATGTCCCACCGGAAATACTTAGCACGCCACGCACCGAATTCGCCATCGCGACATAGTCGACTTCGACCGAATCGGCCGTTTTGTACGTCTTTGAATACTGCGCGTTCTGCAGCCCCGAAATGGCTGCCATGCGCCGGTTGTCGAAGATCACCACGCATCCCCGCACGCCGTGCTCGATGCCGTCGATGAGTATTTGGGGATTCATCGTGAAACTGCCGTCACCGGAGAAGGCCACCGGATAAAACGGCCGCTCGGCCATTGCAGCGGCAAGCACCGCCGAGGCGGCGAAACCCATGAACGAGGAGCCGGTGTCGGTGAGCGTCTGTCCCTCGCGCTCGTCCCCGACAATCTGGAATGCGTTGGCCTGCACATCGCCGGCGTCGAAGAGCTTGACGGCGCCGGCTTCGTCGGCCCAGTCGCAGACCGCCTTGATGGCGGCCGGCTGGGTGAGTACTTCCTTTTTCCATACCACGTCGTACAGCGCGGGCGTGTCGTAGCGCGCACGCCTGAAGGCCTCCCATTCAGCACGTTTGCCGAAGACCGCCACCGCCCATTCCGAGCTCCCGTCGACCGGTCGGAACCCTTCGGCTTTCAGGTGATCGATCCAGGCGCGCAGGTTGCGCCGGGCGTCGCCGATAACCGCGACCGAACGGTTGTAGTGTGCGGCGTGCTGTGGTTCCATGTTGAAATTAATTACGGCATCGGCCTTTTTCCAGGCCGTTCCCGAACAGTCCCACTGGCACACCGCGCGCGCTCCGACCACCACCGCGAGGTCCGCCTCGTTCATTGCGTAGTTGCCCGAGATCGAACCCTTCGACCCTCCGACGGTCATGTAGCGTGGCTCTGAATTGGGGACGATGCCCGAGGCGCTCGGACCGGCGACGATGGCCGCGTCGAGCAGCCCGGCGAGCTCGACCAGTTCCGGTCCGCAGCCCCTCGCCCCCTGACCGATCTTGATGGTTACGCGCTTCGCCCTCCCGGCCAGCGCGCTCGCCCGTTCGAATACGCCCGCATCCGTACAGGCCGGCGGGCTCGATTCGAACCTTCCGGGAAATTCGAGAACATTACAGTCTTTAATAATCACCGGCTGGGTGTTCATCGGTGCCAGCAGAAAAAACGGACCGCTGAAACCAATTTGCCCTGTATGAACCGCCCCGCGTCTGAGCGCGGTAAAGATCGAACGCGGCTCTTGAAGAGAGTACGCGTTTCCCATGATTCCCGTCAGTTTCAAAAACTGGTACTGTTCGTCTCGGGGAATCTGCTGCATGTTGAAGCCTTCGTCGTGAGTGGTCTCGTCGCCGTAGATGTGGTACACTCCGACACCGTTGGACGCGGCGCAGAGCGAACCGGCGAACGCGTGCAAGGCCCCCGGGCCGATGGAAGTAATGACCGCGGCGGTCTCGCCGGTCAGCATCTTCAGCGCCGTCACGGCGTGAGCGGCGGCCGTTTCGTGACGCACGTTGAAGGTTTTTACCAGCCCCTCTTCCTCGTAAACACGCAGCACCTCGGCGATGTCGGTCGTGCCATGCCCGAATATCCCGACATATTTCCTCACTCCCTGGTTATAGAGGCCCAGCACGAGGGCTTCGGAGAGCGAAATATCCTGGAATTGCGGCATTGACCGCGACTCGACGGCGGCGGATATGGACCCGTGTTCAGCGATCAATCGTGCACGATTCATTCGTTCGTTCATATCATTGCCTCGTTTTCCCCCAAACAACATGTCGTATGGTATTGCCAATGCCCCGGACCGCCGGGGAGCTATGCAAGTTTCTTTATCGCGCTACTCAGTTCCCCGTTGGCAAGCGTGGCCGGGTCGAGCGTTTCCATCACGCGCGGAAACGAGAGGACCGTTTTTACTATCTGTGCATCGAGTCGCCCGAGAATTTCGGCCATCGAATGATGCGTTCGCTTTGAGATGTCGAAAAGCGTTTTTCGGCTCTCGCGCTGCGAGGCCTGGCGGTGGGCGGGGTAACCGACTCCGGGCTCGACGCTGAAGATGCGGTCGAATATGAATCTGAAGTTGACGTCGCCCGCCCAGCCGAACTGGTAGAGCATGGGAAGCGAGACGCAGTTGCCGCCGTTGATCTGGGTAAAGAGCCAGGCCGCTATGGGATCGGCGACCAGGCCGCATACGATACCGGGGTACTGCACGACCGAATTGAGAAAACCAAGGCCCGTTCCACAGCCGCCGACCACGTAATCGACCCGGCCGGCGTTAATCAACAGGGCCGCGAGCAGGCCCGCGTGTATGTACGTAAGCTCGGGCTGTCCGCCGGTCTTCGTCATTCCGGCGTTTAGGATCTCGTGGCCCCTGCCCTCGAGCGCCGCCATAACGTCCGCATTGCGGTCGCCCGCGCTCGTTTCATTGATCACCGCTATCTTCATGATGCACCCTCCCCGGTATCCGGGCCGCTCGTACGGCCGTTGTGATTTCACCGCATCAGCACAAAAACGATCCGGCGCTACGACATGGAACCATCACCGCTTCATTCCCAGTATCGCCCTTGCCTCGCCTGCGGTCGCGACCTCCCTTCCAAGCTCGCGCGCCAGTCTGACAATGCGCTCGACGAGTTGTGCGTTCGATTTTGCCGGCTCGCCCTTCCGGTAGTTTACGCAATCCTCCAGGCCCGTGCGCGCGTGGCCGCCGGAGAGGACCGCCATCGTATTCATCGGCAACTGGGCCCGGCCGATTCCGGACACATTGAAGACCGAGCCCCGCGGCAGATGGTCGATCATTATCGCGAGATTTTTCAGTGTCCCCGGATAGCCGCCCATGCCGCCGACACCCATTACGAAGTTGATGTAATACGGCGCGGCGAGCAGCCCCTGTTTTATCAGGTTTTCGATCTCGCCGAACATCGATGGATTGTAGACCTCCATCTCGGGCTTGATGCCGCGCTCGAGCATCGCTTTCGCGAAGGCTTCGATCTCCAATCTGAGGTTGATGAAGGGCAGCTCTTTCCCCTGGTGGAAGAAGACGACCGAGCCCATGTTGAGCGAGGCCATCTCCGGGCCGGCGTCGAGGCTGGTGATGCGCTCGTTGATGGGAAGTCCCGGGCCGCCCGTTGTGTTCTGTATGATGATGTCGCAGCGCGCGCGGATGCCCTGGTTCATCTCGGCGAATATGCGCGCATCGGCCACTCCTTTCCCGGCCCCGTCGCGCGCGTGGAGATGGACCACGGCCGCGCCGGCCTCGTAACAACGGAGGGCCTCGCGGATGATCTCGTCGGGCTGCTCTGGCAGGGCCGGGTTCGCTTCCTTGCCGTGGATGCCGCCGGTGAGGGCGGCCGTTATTATCAGTTTATCCATGTCCGTACCCCTCTGTTGGTTTTACCGAACCATTTAAAATGTCAACGATTCCAAATCGTCCGTCCCCATTGGGCGAGCGCCGATGCCGCCGCCACCCAGCGAGCGACATCCGGGAACACGGGGACGCCGGCACTTCGAAGGGCGTCGGACATCCTTTCCGTATAGCCGCCACCTGCGGCGCAACAGACGATGGGTTTTGCGCGTGTGGCGCTCAATGCGCCGATGCGCCCGACGATGCTTTCATCGAGCGGCGTGTCCTGAAATACGAAGAAGGGCATGATGATGTCCACTCTATCATCGTCCATGAGAGTTTTAATGACGTATTCGTAGTCGGCCGCCGTGGCCGAGCCGGTTACGTCGACCGGATTCTCCACTATATAAAAAAAGCTGAAATGCTCGCGCATGGCCTTTACCGAGTCGCGGCCGAGCGTTACAAGCTCGAGGCCCGTACGCGGAAAATGGTCGAGCGCGTTTACCATGGGCCCCGCCCCGTTCGAGAGCATTGCGGCCCTGTTCCCCCGCGCCGGCGGCTGGAGCGCAAGCGCCTCGCACGAGGCGTAGAGCTCGTGGAACGAATCGGCGAGCACGATTCCGTGCCTGCGCATCACGCCCTCGTACACCTCGTAGCTTCCGCCGAAGGCGCCAGTGTGCGAAACCGAGGCCTGGGCCGACTGCCTGTTGCGTCCCGTCTTAAAGACGACCACCGGCTTGCCCGCCCGCACGGCCATCGATGAGGCCTCGATGAATTTTCTCCCGTTCCCCAGTCCCTCGATATAGCTTCCGATCACCCTGGTTTCGGCGTCGTCCGCGAGGTGCGCGATGAGGTCGCCCTCGTCCACGTCAACGCGGTTGCCGTAGCTCACCATCTTCGAAACGCCGGTGATGCGCGCCTCCTCGAGAAAGACGCAGCCCCAGGTGCCGCTCTGAGTGATGAAGCTCATGGGGCCCGCCGGCGGGCGCGCGAGGCGCTCGTGGCTGTGGAAGAACGAGTCGAAGCGGCTCGCACCGTCGAACGACCCGATGCAGTT
This genomic stretch from Spirochaetota bacterium harbors:
- a CDS encoding 3-keto-5-aminohexanoate cleavage protein, which encodes MDKLIITAALTGGIHGKEANPALPEQPDEIIREALRCYEAGAAVVHLHARDGAGKGVADARIFAEMNQGIRARCDIIIQNTTGGPGLPINERITSLDAGPEMASLNMGSVVFFHQGKELPFINLRLEIEAFAKAMLERGIKPEMEVYNPSMFGEIENLIKQGLLAAPYYINFVMGVGGMGGYPGTLKNLAIMIDHLPRGSVFNVSGIGRAQLPMNTMAVLSGGHARTGLEDCVNYRKGEPAKSNAQLVERIVRLARELGREVATAGEARAILGMKR
- a CDS encoding RpiB/LacA/LacB family sugar-phosphate isomerase encodes the protein MKIAVINETSAGDRNADVMAALEGRGHEILNAGMTKTGGQPELTYIHAGLLAALLINAGRVDYVVGGCGTGLGFLNSVVQYPGIVCGLVADPIAAWLFTQINGGNCVSLPMLYQFGWAGDVNFRFIFDRIFSVEPGVGYPAHRQASQRESRKTLFDISKRTHHSMAEILGRLDAQIVKTVLSFPRVMETLDPATLANGELSSAIKKLA
- a CDS encoding thiamine pyrophosphate-dependent enzyme, with translation MNERMNRARLIAEHGSISAAVESRSMPQFQDISLSEALVLGLYNQGVRKYVGIFGHGTTDIAEVLRVYEEEGLVKTFNVRHETAAAHAVTALKMLTGETAAVITSIGPGALHAFAGSLCAASNGVGVYHIYGDETTHDEGFNMQQIPRDEQYQFLKLTGIMGNAYSLQEPRSIFTALRRGAVHTGQIGFSGPFFLLAPMNTQPVIIKDCNVLEFPGRFESSPPACTDAGVFERASALAGRAKRVTIKIGQGARGCGPELVELAGLLDAAIVAGPSASGIVPNSEPRYMTVGGSKGSISGNYAMNEADLAVVVGARAVCQWDCSGTAWKKADAVINFNMEPQHAAHYNRSVAVIGDARRNLRAWIDHLKAEGFRPVDGSSEWAVAVFGKRAEWEAFRRARYDTPALYDVVWKKEVLTQPAAIKAVCDWADEAGAVKLFDAGDVQANAFQIVGDEREGQTLTDTGSSFMGFAASAVLAAAMAERPFYPVAFSGDGSFTMNPQILIDGIEHGVRGCVVIFDNRRMAAISGLQNAQYSKTYKTADSVEVDYVAMANSVRGVLSISGGTSISELRAALVRARAHDGLAVIHVPVYCGENELGGMGVFGDWNVGDWCVRVQEEHHRIGL